The Zymobacter palmae DNA window TCGAAGACATCGGTATCGCACTGGGTCAGGCGTTCGCAGCGGCACTGGGCGACAAGCGCGGCATCCAGCGCTATGGCCACGCCTACGTTCCGCTCGACGAAGCACTGTCACGCGTCGTCATCGACTTTTCAGGCCGCCCCGGCCTTTACATGGACGCCGAGTTCACCCGCGAGTATGTAGGTCGCTTTGATACTCAGCTTTGCTTCGAATTCTTCCAAGGCTTCGTCAACCATGCGGGCGCAACACTGCACATCGACAACCTGAAAGGCATCAACGCTCATCACCAGATCGAAACCATTTTCAAGGCCTTCGGTCGCGCAGTGCGTCAGGCGATCGCCGTCGATCCGGCACGCCAAGGCCAAGTGGCCTCGACCAAAGGGACCCTGCAAGGGTAAGGACATCGGCGGCGCGCAGCTGCCGTATCCGTTCTCGATTTCCGACTGTTCGACTACAGAACAGTTCAGTATAGGGTGAGTTATTCATGACGATCGCAGTAATCGACTACGGAATGGGCAATCTCCACTCCGTCGCTAAGGCGCTGGAACACATCGCAAATGAGCCGGTCGTGATCACGCGGGACGCTGACGTCCTGCAAGAAGCCGACCGCATCATTCTGCCCGGTCAAGGGGCGATTCGCGACTGCATGCATGCGCTGGAAGACACCGGACTGATGCCGCTGGTACGTACGCTGCTCAACGATGAACGCGTACCGCTGCTTGGCATCTGTGTCGGCCAACAGATGTTGTTGACCGACAGCGAGGAGAACGGTGGCATCGCCTGCCTCGATTATATCCCCGGGCAGGTAAAACGCTTCCCTAACGGCATGACCGATGAACAG harbors:
- the hisH gene encoding imidazole glycerol phosphate synthase subunit HisH, translated to MTIAVIDYGMGNLHSVAKALEHIANEPVVITRDADVLQEADRIILPGQGAIRDCMHALEDTGLMPLVRTLLNDERVPLLGICVGQQMLLTDSEENGGIACLDYIPGQVKRFPNGMTDEQGSLLKVPHMGWNEVATIRSHPLWEGIASGTRFYFVHSYYVEAADRHHVLATTRYGDVDAHVAIVKGSNVAVQFHPEKSSDAGLRLLHNFVNWQPEQI
- the hisB gene encoding imidazoleglycerol-phosphate dehydratase HisB, producing the protein MSDSPARSARITRNTSETQIDIELNLDGKGTLDIDCGVPFLEHMIDQIAHHGMLDLRVHAHGDLHIDDHHTVEDIGIALGQAFAAALGDKRGIQRYGHAYVPLDEALSRVVIDFSGRPGLYMDAEFTREYVGRFDTQLCFEFFQGFVNHAGATLHIDNLKGINAHHQIETIFKAFGRAVRQAIAVDPARQGQVASTKGTLQG